One window from the genome of Nicotiana tomentosiformis chromosome 5, ASM39032v3, whole genome shotgun sequence encodes:
- the LOC138892096 gene encoding uncharacterized protein, translating into MGMKQVHIVDTINEGLCTPYINQQYVCSWSGENDKQGFREDMDYVNNFGGQASTKVVIEQAQVDKDIEKEIEHLPEQILEKSANQEKTQSSEQKRPPAPFPQRLAKQKKDDQFRELMEMLRQIQLNIPLIYALREMAGYAKMMKDLIAVVIRPMAQKLSDPNSFTIPCTIGSYAFAKALCDLGASTNLMPLIIYTKLGIGRARLTSILLKLTDRTVDKEIPIILGRPFLATGRALIDCETAKLKMRLNNEEIIFNVQHSMRRPNEFANCSLVEVVDVTLQEEDETLHVRDPLEACLMNLKEVDGEELGESVMDLEGHGLWKREP; encoded by the exons ATGGGCATGAAACAGGTTCACATTGTTGACACAATAAATGAAGGCTTATGCACTCCCTATATCAATCAGCAGTATGTTTGCTCGTGGAGTGGAGAAAATGATAAGCAGGGTTTTAGAGAAGACATGGATTACGTAAATAATTTTGGAGGTCAGGCAAG CACAAAGGTTGTAATTGAACAAGCACAAGTTGACAAAGACATAGAGAAAGAAATTGAACATCTCCCAGAACAAATATTAGAAAAGAGTGCTAATCAAGAAAAGACACAGAGTAGTGAGCAGAAGCGACCTCCAGCACCATTCCCTCAAAGGTTGGCaaagcaaaagaaagatgatcaattCAGGGAATTGATGGAAATGCTAAGGcagattcaattgaatattcctcTGATATATGCTTTGAGGGAAATGGCAGGCTACGCTAAGATGATGAAGGATTTGAT TGCTGTAGTGATAAGGCCTATGGCTCAAAAGTTGTCTGATCCGAatagtttcacaatcccatgcacaattGGAAGTTATGCTTTTGCTAAGGCTTTGTGTGACTTGGGGGCCAGTACTAACTTGATGCCTTTGATAATCTATACAAAGTTAGGCATTGGTAGAGCTAGACTAACATCAATATTGTTAAAACTGACAGATCGCACA GTTGACAAAGAAAtacccataattttgggaaggccattcttggcTACTGGGAGAGCATTGATTGACTGTGAGACCGCAAAGTTAAAAATGAGAttgaacaatgaagaaataatattcaatgTCCAACACTCTATGAGGAGACCCAACGAGTTTGCAAATTGTTCACTAGTGGAGGTAGTTGATGTGACACTACAAGAGGAGGATGAGACTCTTCATGTTAGAGACCCATTAGAAGCTTGCTTGATGAATTTAAAAGAAGTTGATGGTGAAGAGTTGGGGGAGAGTGTTATGGATCTTGAAGGTCATGGTTTATGGAAAAGGGAACCTTAG